Genomic window (Arachis hypogaea cultivar Tifrunner chromosome 13, arahy.Tifrunner.gnm2.J5K5, whole genome shotgun sequence):
gatctaagaactagatgtccaaagattccaagatacaatagtaaaaggtcctatatatagaaaactagtaacctagggtgtacagagatgagtaaatgacataaaaatccacttccgggcccacttggtgtgtgcttgggctgagcattgaagcattttcgtgtagagactcttcttggagttaaacgccagctttggtgccagtttgggcgtttaactcccattattgtgccagttccgacgtttaacgctggaattcctgagggtgactttgaacgccagtttgggccatcaaatcttgggcaaagtatggactatcatatattgctggaaagaccaggatgtctactttccaaggccgttgagagcgcgccaattgggcttctgtagctccaaaaaatccacttcgagtgcagggaggtcagaatccaacagcatctgcagtcctttttagtctctgaatcagatttttgctcaggtccctcaatttcagccagaaaatacctgaaatcacagaaaaacacacaaactcatagtaaagtccagaaaagtgaattttaactaaaaactaataaaaatatactaaaaactaactagatcatactaaaaacatactaaaaacaatgccaaaaagcgtacaaattatccgctcatccgcATGCCTGAGAATTTGCTTTGCTGAAAATTATAGAGTCATTTGCAAAAAACAAATGTGTAATAGTAGGGCAGCTACTGTTTAATCTGAGCCCGACAATATCATTATTCTGTTCTCTTCTGTGTAGCAAGTGGGAGAGTCCCTCTGCACAAAGAATGAAAAGATAGGGTGAAAGAGGATCCCCTTGTCGGAGACCTCTTGTAGGTTTAAAGAAACCTTTAGGTTGACCATCCACAGTAACAGAATAGGAAACAGTAGTTACACACTCCTTCATCCATCCTATCCACTGATCACAAAATCCCAATTGACTCATAACCTTCCATAGGAAGCACCATTCCACCTTGTCATATGCTTTGCTCATGTCGAGTTTCAAAGCTAGATCCCAatcaccaaattttttattcttcaaaAAATGCATGTACTCATGTGCTATGAGGACATTGTCACTAATCAACCGCCCCTTTATGAATGCACTCTGGTTATCACTAATTATCCGATTCATGATAAATTGCATACGATGTATCAAGACCTTCGAAATAATTTTATAGAAGACTGAGCTTAAACTGATAGGTCGTACCTGTGACATGGTAGCAGCTTCAGGTATTTTAGGAATAAGACAAATGAGTGTATGATTGAAAGACCTCAGCATTCTTCCGCCTGAGAAAAAACTAGTGACTGCTTTTATAATATCTTCTTTAATAGTATCCCAAAAGAAGTGATAGAATTTCGCCGTAAAACCATCGTCTCCTGGGGCTGAGAAAGAGTTAATTGAAAAGACTGCCCTCTTAATCTCTTGCTCACTAATTGGTCTTGTAAGGGCCCAATTATTCTGTCTAGACACCTTCCTTCTCATTGTTGAGAGCCATGCACTTGGGTTAGCAGGGGAGCTCGAACTGAACAGTGTTTCAAAGTATTTATGCGCTGTCCTCCCTATTCCTTCCGGATCCGAGTGCACCTCccttctttcatcttcaagtttCTATATTCTATTGTGCTTATTTCTCATTTGTGCCCTTGAGTGAAAATACTTCGTGTTTTGATCACCATATTTTAGCCATTGCTCTCTTGCTTTCTCTTTCCAATAGCGTTCCTCACTTAGGTATGCTTCTGTAAGTTCTTCTTCTAAAACCTTAATACAAAAGTTGTCTGCTTGCTGTGCTttgcttttttcttcttctatcttctgTTTAAGCTGCTGGATCTGTCTTAGTGAGTTACTGCCAGGCTGTTGTTGCCACTCAACAAGGCGATGTCGAACAATTTTAAGCTTTGTGTAAAGACGAAACATAGGTGAGCCTTCTATAGATTCCTTCCATGTGTCTTTTACAATCTGTCCAACAACCTCATTATCACACCACCTCTCCTGAAACCTAAACCTCCTCTTAAACCTCCGTTGCTCGACCTCCGATTCAAACAGCAGTGGTCTATGATCGGAGCCTTGATCATTTAAATGGAAGATCGCTGCTCCCGAGTATAATTCCAATAAGTTCATAGAGACCAAACACCGATCTAATCGCTCTCTTATCAAATTTCCCCCAAACTGCTTATTGCACCAAGTAAATTTGCTTCCTTCATATCCCAAATCAATTAGGCCTGCtgcatttataaaattattaaaattttcaatagATGCAACTAATTTCATCCTCCCTCCATCCTTCTCATCATGAGCCATTAtgtcattaaaatcaccaataacCATATAAGGATCTTCCATTCCTTCTAATTGATTCAAAATGGTGCCATACTGTTGGTTTCGCAGTCCTTCTTCACTGTGTAAATGCACTGCAATAACGCCACACTCTCTCTGTAGCCTCCTGTTTGTCCatctaaaataaatgaaaaattctaCACTTTTCACCACTGCAATATCTACACCTTCCCTCCATGCCAACACCAATCCTCCTGCTAGTCCTTGAGGTTCAACACAACTAACATTTGTAAACCCCAATTTATGGCATTGGCCTGTCACAAACGAAGAACTATTCTTTGTCTCACATAAGAACAGAACTTCGGGGGAACGAGATCTATTGATCTCTTTTATGTTGTGAACTGTCAGGGGTTTCCCCAAACCCCGACAGTtccacatcatcatcttcataCCTCTTCGGGTGCCAAGTTTGGGCTGGCACCCTCCCCCTTTGTCTCTGAGCTTTCATCACTAATGCATTGTTTTTTTCCTCCATTGTCTGCTACCTTCTCCGTTATTCTCCTTTTTTCACCACTGAATTTTTTATACTTACTTCCACTCCTCCTTGCAAGTTGTTTTAACTTCATCCTTCAGCCGTCGTCCTCTAGTGTGTCAGATTCTCGGCCAATATTGAAGCCTGAGCTCACTGCCTCCTCCACTCCTTTTAGTCctccctttctcttttcttcattAGCTTCACTTTCAGTTCTGCCGTCATTAAAATCTTCTTTGTCTCCACATTTTTTATGCACTAACAACAACCTCTCCCTTTGATCTGCCATTATCTTCTCGCATGCCCCATTATCACTATTATCTTCCTTCGATTTGCTTTCCACTTGCTCATTTTCACCACTGTTTTCCTGCATTGAGAGATTGGCAAAGCTCCTTAGCAAGTTAACTGGAGTCTGTTTTTTAGGGCCTTCAATCCGAGACATCTCAACCTTAGGAATATTAGGATTTGCATTCTCCTTGTAACTTTCAACCCTCCAACCTACTTGTTCGGCTTTTAACCAATTCCCCCACTTCTCCTCTTGCACTTCTCCCTTAattgaatcttcaaggtgttgaTTGCATCCTCTACTTTCATGTCCGAGGTGACCACAATAGTTGCAGAAAGTCCCGATTCGCTCATATTTTACGGATAACTCAATCACATTTCTATTAGGTCCAGCAATCCTGAGGCTTCTTCTTAAAGGTTTTGTAGCATCCATGAGAATTTTAACCTTTAAGATTCTACTTTCTCTTCCTCTCATTGAGTAAAAATCCACCTCCACTACTTCTCCCATAGTACCTCCAATCTTCCTCCCTAACTCCTTTGATTTATAGTGCTCTGGAATCCCCCACAGTTGTACCCAAATTGGGACTTGAGATAGTTCATCATTGTTATTAATATCCTTCTCCTCCCACCTTTTGATATTAACAATGTAATTTTTCAGCAGCCATGGTGCACCGCGTTCTACGCGAACCAGATCCACTTCCTTTTCAAAGAAGAATTGGAATAGGTTATCACCTAAATCCATAACCTTAAACCCTTCTGGGTGAGACCAGATCGCTCTCATTGCTCCTTCCACTGTACCAACTCCAAAGGATCGATCTGCCAAGATCCGGCCTATAAGACTTTTGGCACAGATCTGGAgactttcttctatttcttccttCCCAAACACAATAATGTCCTCGTCCTCCA
Coding sequences:
- the LOC140177769 gene encoding uncharacterized protein — encoded protein: MMMWNCRGLGKPLTVHNIKEINRSRSPEVLFLCETKNSSSFVTGQCHKLGFTNVSCVEPQGLAGGLVLAWREGVDIAVVKSVEFFIYFRWTNRRLQRECGVIAVHLHSEEGLRNQQYGTILNQLEGMEDPYMVIGDFNDIMAHDEKDGGRMKLVASIENFNNFINAAGLIDLGYEGSKFTWCNKQFGGNLIRERLDRCLVSMNLLELYSGAAIFHLNDQGSDHRPLLFESEVEQRRFKRRFRFQERWCDNEVVGQIVKDTWKESIEGSPMFRLYTKLKIVRHRLVEWQQQPGSNSLRQIQQLKQKIEEEKSKAQQADNFCIKVLEEELTEAYLSEERYWKEKAREQWLKYGDQNTKYFHSRAQMRNKHNRI